The following proteins are co-located in the Paludibaculum fermentans genome:
- a CDS encoding PadR family transcriptional regulator — MPNREPAPPKAGVLQGTLDLMILKVVASLGPVHGYAIAERLAQVSEGALQLNMGTLYPGLVRLEQRGLLRAAWDQTESNRRARFYSLTPAGRRRLEVERQEWSRMTGIMQRLLDDTI; from the coding sequence TTGCCAAATAGAGAACCCGCTCCTCCCAAGGCCGGAGTGCTGCAAGGCACCCTCGACCTCATGATCCTCAAGGTGGTCGCCAGTCTCGGACCCGTGCACGGCTACGCCATCGCGGAACGCCTGGCGCAGGTCTCCGAGGGTGCGCTGCAGTTGAACATGGGCACCCTGTACCCCGGTCTCGTGCGCCTGGAACAGCGTGGCCTGCTGCGGGCCGCATGGGATCAGACCGAGTCGAATCGCCGTGCCCGCTTCTATAGCCTTACCCCTGCTGGCCGTCGCCGTTTGGAAGTGGAACGCCAGGAGTGGTCGCGCATGACCGGTATCATGCAGCGCCTGCTGGACGACACCATCTGA
- a CDS encoding ABC transporter permease, translating to MWRKWGEALGIMRRRQSWETSLSEELESHIEHRADHLMAGGTPAEEARRQARLELGQHETYKEQCREAKGLRWPDELAQDLRFAFRSARHHRGFTTVAIVSLALGIGANTAVFSVLNSLVLQPLPMAEPERVFFVQHDKEPTHSFPLYRDLRDRNATFSALAAYRIAPMGRETAQGAERVWGYLATGNYFDLLGTKPILGRFFHPGDEKGPGASPYAVLSYACWRQRFAGDPGMAGRTVRINGRPYTVLGVAPREFHGTEHFYWPEIWVPMMMEPQIEMRDWLEDRNTWNAFVIGRLRPGITQQQAEANLDSVGLAVNQEHPSGGYVPRTRLARPGMIGDTGGAPVRGFLIGVMALAGLVLLAACANLAGLLSARSADRRREFAIRISIGAGRARLMRQLLTESMLLALAGGAAGCGLAYGLLSLLSEYRPPFDFPAQFAVKPDPRVMAFAVLITAVTGLLFGLAPVRQAWATETNRALRGAGSGRRWAFRDLLLAGQVCLCCLLVTACFVSLRGLSNALRMPAGFRSEGVTVAGFDLGIARYSADRGRQFQQEVLEKAKAVPGVVSAAFASAVPLTVDQSSTTLYAPGAMDDKRRDGVGASYFVVSPDYFSVMSTRLLAGRDFRWDDPPGMAIVNETLARKVLGRTDAVGRRIVHGFRGEQVLIIGVVEDGKYESLTEQPRAAIFWPAARRYESSGLLLVRSNRPESEMAGLLRQCIAELDARLPAQNVGGLRQQLSYAFFPARAASFALSAFGLLAMMLAVTGIHGLAAYSVSRRVREIGIRTAVGARPGQVLSFVLGRTGALIAAGCLGGLALGFVASQGMSRIVYQASARDPVVLAGVVVTMAVISLASVYVPARRALSIDPLQALRQE from the coding sequence ATGTGGCGTAAGTGGGGCGAAGCCCTCGGCATAATGCGGCGGCGGCAATCCTGGGAGACCAGCCTGTCGGAGGAACTGGAGTCCCACATCGAACATCGCGCCGACCACCTGATGGCCGGCGGAACGCCCGCTGAGGAGGCCCGCCGGCAGGCTCGCCTTGAGCTCGGCCAGCACGAGACCTACAAGGAGCAGTGCCGTGAGGCTAAGGGACTGCGTTGGCCCGACGAACTGGCCCAGGACCTGCGCTTCGCCTTCCGCAGCGCGCGGCACCATCGTGGATTCACCACCGTGGCAATTGTCTCCCTTGCGTTGGGCATCGGCGCGAACACCGCCGTCTTCAGCGTCCTGAATTCACTGGTGCTGCAGCCACTGCCGATGGCCGAGCCGGAACGCGTCTTCTTCGTCCAGCACGACAAGGAACCTACCCATTCCTTCCCGCTCTATCGGGATCTGCGTGATCGCAACGCCACGTTTTCGGCTTTGGCCGCTTACCGGATTGCGCCCATGGGGCGGGAGACGGCGCAAGGCGCGGAACGCGTTTGGGGCTACCTGGCGACCGGCAACTATTTCGATCTACTGGGGACAAAGCCCATCCTGGGCCGGTTCTTCCACCCCGGGGACGAGAAGGGACCGGGTGCCAGTCCCTACGCCGTATTGAGCTACGCCTGTTGGAGGCAGCGCTTCGCAGGCGATCCCGGGATGGCCGGACGCACGGTGCGCATCAACGGCCGGCCGTACACGGTTCTGGGTGTGGCACCCCGTGAGTTTCACGGCACGGAGCATTTCTACTGGCCCGAGATCTGGGTCCCCATGATGATGGAACCTCAGATTGAAATGCGCGACTGGCTGGAGGATCGCAACACCTGGAACGCCTTCGTCATCGGCCGCCTGAGGCCGGGCATCACCCAGCAGCAGGCAGAGGCCAACCTGGATTCAGTCGGGCTGGCCGTCAATCAGGAACACCCGTCCGGCGGGTACGTGCCGCGCACCCGCCTGGCCAGGCCCGGCATGATCGGCGACACCGGCGGCGCGCCCGTTCGCGGATTCCTGATCGGCGTGATGGCGCTGGCGGGACTCGTCTTACTGGCGGCCTGCGCGAACCTGGCCGGACTGCTCTCGGCCCGGTCGGCCGACCGGCGCCGCGAGTTTGCGATTCGGATCTCGATCGGCGCGGGCCGGGCGCGGCTGATGCGGCAGCTCCTGACGGAATCCATGCTGCTGGCCCTGGCCGGAGGCGCTGCGGGTTGCGGGCTGGCCTACGGCCTGCTGAGCCTGCTCAGCGAATACCGGCCTCCGTTTGATTTTCCGGCTCAATTCGCGGTGAAGCCGGATCCGCGGGTGATGGCCTTTGCCGTTCTGATCACGGCAGTCACCGGGCTGCTGTTCGGCCTCGCGCCAGTGCGCCAGGCTTGGGCAACCGAGACGAATCGAGCCCTGCGCGGCGCCGGTTCGGGCCGCCGTTGGGCCTTTCGCGACCTGCTGCTGGCCGGTCAGGTGTGCCTCTGCTGCCTGCTGGTCACCGCGTGTTTCGTGTCTCTCCGCGGCCTGTCCAATGCTCTGCGGATGCCGGCCGGTTTCCGGTCCGAAGGGGTCACGGTGGCCGGCTTTGACCTAGGGATCGCCCGCTATTCAGCGGACCGAGGCCGGCAGTTCCAGCAGGAGGTTCTCGAGAAAGCAAAGGCGGTACCCGGGGTAGTTTCGGCTGCCTTCGCCAGCGCGGTGCCATTGACCGTCGATCAGTCCTCCACCACCCTGTATGCACCCGGCGCGATGGACGACAAGCGGAGGGACGGTGTTGGCGCAAGTTACTTCGTCGTCTCGCCGGACTATTTTTCCGTAATGTCGACCCGTCTGCTCGCCGGGCGGGACTTCCGCTGGGATGATCCGCCAGGAATGGCCATCGTCAACGAGACCCTGGCCCGCAAGGTGCTGGGACGGACAGACGCGGTGGGCCGCCGGATCGTGCACGGGTTTCGGGGTGAGCAGGTGCTGATCATCGGGGTTGTCGAAGACGGCAAGTACGAATCGTTGACCGAGCAACCTCGCGCCGCGATCTTCTGGCCGGCCGCGCGCCGCTACGAATCCAGCGGCCTGCTGTTGGTTCGTTCCAACCGTCCGGAGAGCGAGATGGCCGGGCTCCTGCGTCAATGCATCGCGGAGCTCGACGCCCGCTTGCCCGCCCAGAACGTCGGCGGACTGCGCCAGCAACTGAGCTACGCCTTCTTCCCCGCCCGCGCGGCCAGCTTTGCTCTGAGCGCGTTCGGACTGCTGGCGATGATGTTGGCCGTGACAGGCATTCACGGCCTGGCCGCCTACTCCGTGAGCCGGCGGGTGCGCGAAATTGGAATCCGCACGGCCGTTGGGGCGAGACCCGGCCAAGTCCTGAGCTTCGTCCTGGGGCGTACCGGTGCCCTGATTGCGGCCGGCTGCCTGGGCGGCCTGGCACTCGGCTTCGTGGCCAGCCAGGGCATGAGCCGAATCGTCTATCAGGCCTCTGCGCGCGATCCTGTTGTGTTGGCTGGAGTGGTTGTCACGATGGCCGTGATCTCCTTGGCCTCGGTCTATGTCCCGGCACGGCGCGCCCTCTCCATCGATCCGTTGCAAGCATTGCGACAGGAGTAG
- a CDS encoding MBL fold metallo-hydrolase translates to MPSLVEQALAAMGGRSQLESIQSLHLKGYGHYYLIEQSERPAGPWIVRYEQTEEWRDLATGRRRMEKIERPGQVDRQTTISSGEFEATRMTVQGREFPPRVTPADPEWLDFSPERVLFTALAASDLRSDGSTLYQDVMHHAVTFTWKGFPVRILFNADTALPTVVELVRTYPRDTFWNVWGDVTTRWIYSYWYLEHGGLHYPRQVDIEKAGYPYRSFSIDEMTINAAIPAERLELPADAQKLAQRPQPEVEAWPLGRPDRPAVELAPGLVKVPGNWDIAFIRQDDGLLILEAPISAGYSQRVLEEAARRFPGTPIKAVITTSDAWPHFSGVREYVARGIPVYLLDRNEPIVRRLLASPRTLRPDALATRRREAELRPVSQRTSLGGGANRVELIPIRTETGERMLMVWFPEHRLLYASDLVQGPMPDGGFFMPQYLSEVRDAAAREKLQPEFVIAMHAPKTLWSKVLAAIEAV, encoded by the coding sequence ATGCCTTCCCTCGTCGAACAAGCCCTGGCTGCCATGGGCGGACGCTCCCAACTGGAGTCCATCCAGTCCCTGCATCTGAAAGGCTACGGCCACTATTACCTGATTGAACAATCCGAACGGCCGGCCGGACCCTGGATCGTGCGCTACGAGCAGACCGAGGAGTGGCGCGATCTGGCCACCGGCCGCCGGCGCATGGAAAAGATCGAGCGGCCTGGCCAAGTCGACCGGCAGACCACCATCTCGTCGGGGGAGTTCGAAGCCACAAGGATGACGGTGCAGGGCAGGGAATTCCCGCCGCGTGTGACGCCAGCCGATCCCGAGTGGCTCGACTTCAGTCCGGAGAGGGTTCTTTTCACTGCCCTAGCCGCCTCTGATCTGCGTTCCGACGGCTCGACTCTCTACCAGGACGTAATGCACCATGCGGTGACGTTCACCTGGAAGGGCTTTCCGGTGCGGATCCTGTTCAATGCGGATACCGCGCTGCCCACCGTTGTGGAGCTTGTCCGGACCTATCCGCGCGATACGTTCTGGAACGTCTGGGGCGATGTCACCACGCGCTGGATCTACTCTTACTGGTATCTGGAGCATGGCGGGCTGCACTATCCGCGGCAGGTCGACATCGAGAAAGCCGGCTACCCCTATCGCTCGTTCAGCATCGACGAGATGACGATCAATGCCGCGATTCCGGCCGAGCGGCTGGAACTGCCCGCAGATGCGCAGAAGCTCGCCCAGAGGCCGCAGCCAGAGGTCGAAGCCTGGCCGTTGGGGCGGCCGGACCGACCGGCTGTCGAGCTTGCTCCGGGGCTCGTCAAAGTGCCCGGCAATTGGGACATTGCCTTCATCCGCCAGGACGACGGGTTGCTGATCCTGGAGGCGCCGATCTCGGCCGGATACTCCCAACGGGTTCTGGAGGAGGCCGCCCGGCGGTTTCCAGGCACGCCAATCAAGGCGGTAATCACGACGTCCGATGCCTGGCCGCACTTCTCGGGTGTGCGGGAGTATGTCGCGCGGGGCATTCCGGTCTACCTGCTCGACCGCAACGAGCCCATTGTCCGCCGGTTGCTGGCCTCACCCCGGACTCTGCGTCCCGATGCCCTTGCGACCCGCCGCCGGGAGGCGGAACTGCGTCCGGTCTCTCAGCGGACGTCGCTGGGCGGCGGCGCCAATCGTGTGGAACTCATCCCCATCCGCACCGAGACCGGCGAGCGGATGCTGATGGTTTGGTTCCCCGAACACCGGCTGCTGTACGCCAGCGACCTGGTGCAGGGCCCGATGCCGGACGGCGGCTTCTTCATGCCGCAGTACCTCAGCGAAGTGCGCGATGCCGCCGCGCGCGAGAAACTGCAGCCCGAGTTTGTGATCGCCATGCATGCGCCAAAGACCCTCTGGTCCAAGGTGCTGGCCGCGATCGAGGCGGTGTGA